In Archangium violaceum, the following are encoded in one genomic region:
- a CDS encoding TonB C-terminal domain-containing protein, whose amino-acid sequence MRRSRLTQALILSLALHLGLGLVLFLAPAPEREPSTASRQPLQVEIVVRTPPPPVEPPRPTLPAPKASPPPRPPRAATRPPRTPAPPSLSAPPPPSGATAAAPPPAAAEPETPSGAVPDAPRAVRLFPGPGGLPVPPSMGDTRGGSTGGRTLRPGDGPSREQLLAEEGARVQGRVQGFLDDGMARLRVENGLVDSFFGDMDKALEKGLSGAPLFAYEGVFKHFFKATPERGQGLRELLASVQRYGATGSPDAVGEPSGTDKLEDVARSGTAGSRARSRPSTFDMLETYNKAAGALHAKIELEQTPTGQMLSVKLVESSGNPLFDAYVLEKVPPSLAALPPASEHFAARAKGNVRSVWAIEGHVSFSRTLKVTKLDELDAGDAAYLSALMPLGFLSGRFEETRGEVIVPDFRRPHFDIRAQLLRVY is encoded by the coding sequence ATGCGGCGCTCGCGCCTGACACAGGCACTGATCCTCTCGCTGGCCCTTCACCTGGGCCTGGGGCTCGTGCTGTTCCTGGCGCCAGCCCCGGAGCGGGAGCCATCCACCGCGAGCCGGCAACCGCTGCAGGTCGAAATCGTCGTGCGCACGCCTCCACCTCCCGTGGAGCCGCCGCGCCCCACGCTTCCGGCTCCGAAAGCCTCGCCGCCCCCCCGCCCGCCACGCGCCGCCACCAGGCCTCCGCGCACTCCCGCCCCGCCGTCTCTGAGTGCCCCTCCACCCCCGAGCGGCGCCACGGCCGCCGCGCCGCCTCCGGCCGCCGCCGAGCCGGAGACGCCTTCCGGGGCCGTGCCAGACGCACCGCGTGCCGTGCGGCTGTTCCCGGGTCCCGGAGGACTGCCCGTGCCCCCCTCGATGGGCGACACCCGGGGTGGCTCCACCGGAGGCCGCACACTGAGGCCCGGTGATGGACCCTCCCGGGAGCAGCTCCTCGCCGAGGAGGGCGCGCGGGTCCAGGGCCGCGTCCAGGGCTTCCTCGACGATGGCATGGCGAGGCTGCGCGTGGAGAACGGGCTCGTCGACTCCTTCTTCGGAGACATGGACAAGGCGCTGGAGAAGGGGCTCTCGGGCGCGCCGCTCTTCGCGTACGAGGGCGTGTTCAAACACTTCTTCAAGGCCACGCCCGAACGCGGCCAGGGCTTGCGCGAGCTGCTCGCGAGCGTCCAGCGTTACGGCGCGACGGGCAGCCCGGACGCGGTCGGAGAGCCCTCGGGAACGGACAAGCTGGAGGACGTGGCGCGCTCGGGGACCGCGGGCTCGCGAGCCCGTTCCAGGCCCTCGACCTTCGACATGCTCGAGACCTACAACAAGGCCGCGGGCGCGCTGCACGCGAAGATCGAGCTCGAGCAGACTCCCACGGGACAGATGCTGTCGGTGAAGCTGGTGGAGAGCTCCGGCAATCCGCTCTTCGATGCGTACGTCCTCGAGAAGGTCCCTCCGTCGCTGGCGGCGCTCCCCCCCGCGTCCGAGCACTTCGCCGCGAGAGCGAAGGGGAACGTACGCAGTGTCTGGGCCATCGAGGGGCACGTGAGCTTCTCGCGCACGCTCAAGGTGACGAAGCTCGACGAGCTCGATGCCGGGGACGCGGCGTACCTCTCGGCGCTGATGCCGCTGGGGTTTCTGTCGGGCAGATTCGAGGAGACGCGCGGCGAGGTGATCGTCCCCGACTTCCGGCGGCCGCACTTCGACATCCGCGCCCAGCTGCTGCGCGTGTACTAG
- a CDS encoding nuclear transport factor 2 family protein, whose protein sequence is MMRAPRSSEVPMNSAFKPRVWPLVAALLSTPALAADPKPVPPPPSSPAPAAPAASPAVAPPAPKPEDVATPEALVTALYDVISGPKGQARDWDRFRSFFAPGARMIPSGKRKDGTIGFRMLTPEDYISTSAKMLLEEGFREREVHRVVERFGSLVHVFSTYEAFREGETKPFMRGVNSIQLVHDGKRWWLLTVAWTPESPEQPLPAKYLPPSKG, encoded by the coding sequence ATGATGCGCGCGCCCCGCAGTTCCGAGGTGCCCATGAACTCCGCCTTCAAGCCTCGCGTGTGGCCGCTCGTCGCGGCGCTGCTCTCCACCCCCGCGCTCGCCGCCGATCCCAAGCCCGTGCCCCCTCCTCCCTCCTCCCCTGCCCCGGCGGCTCCCGCGGCCTCACCGGCCGTCGCCCCTCCGGCCCCGAAGCCGGAGGACGTGGCCACCCCGGAGGCGCTCGTGACGGCGCTCTATGACGTCATCTCCGGACCGAAGGGACAGGCCCGTGACTGGGATCGCTTCCGTTCCTTCTTCGCCCCCGGCGCGCGGATGATTCCCTCCGGCAAGCGCAAGGACGGCACCATTGGCTTCCGCATGCTCACGCCCGAGGACTACATCTCCACGTCCGCGAAGATGCTCCTCGAGGAGGGCTTCCGCGAGCGCGAGGTGCACCGCGTGGTGGAGCGCTTCGGTTCGCTCGTGCACGTCTTCAGCACCTACGAGGCCTTCCGCGAGGGGGAAACCAAACCCTTCATGCGCGGCGTCAACAGCATCCAGCTCGTCCACGACGGCAAGCGCTGGTGGCTGCTGACGGTGGCCTGGACTCCGGAGTCGCCGGAGCAGCCGCTTCCCGCGAAGTATCTCCCTCCGTCGAAGGGCTGA